In the Pseudoalteromonas rubra genome, TTTCGAGCTTTGTTCATTATGCTCAAAGGCACTCACTCTGGTGAATCAATGTCCCGGCTACTGGGTAAAAGAGTATTTTTTTCAGCAAGTGTGTTATTGCTTATTCTCATTGCAAAAGGGTTGGGCTGGCTTCACTTCAATCCAGCCCCGGGCTTATAACACAT is a window encoding:
- a CDS encoding DUF2909 domain-containing protein, whose protein sequence is MLLKFIIIVLLFSIIYNLFRALFIMLKGTHSGESMSRLLGKRVFFSASVLLLILIAKGLGWLHFNPAPGL